In the genome of Bacillus sp. SM2101, the window AAACTTTGTTGCTATTTTTAAAAAATTTATCGTACTATGAAATACTCAATGTTGGTATACATTAATTTTTTTTTTAGATCTGCAACAGCATACGGACATACTTTTTCTTTAAGGTCATCCACATAACAAAAGCTCTCCATGTTAGGAGAGCTGTTAAGTCTAATCTAATTAACTCAGTTCATTAATAACGTTCTGTAAGCCATGTTTTGTTCCTTGTACTACAAACGGCCAACGCCTCGTACCAAGGTGGTAATCATCTATCTACAGGTAAATTTCCTTACCTGTCCTTCTTCTCGTTCATTTTCTCAAAGAAGGTGCCCCTACCATAATTTGGGTTTCTCGCTCGTGGGGTTTACCTCGTTCCACTCTTGCAATTTCTTGCAAGATTTCGTCACTGTGGCACTTTAAAGGTATTCTAACCATATCTAGGAAGACTTAGGTTATTTCCCTGCCGTTAGTTAGTATTACACTAACTACCCTAGCTTATTTATTCACTAGGCACGAACACTACGAGCATCTCAGCTCGTGCGAGCATGGACTTTCCTCTACACATGAACATGTGCAGCGATTACCCGAACGTTATTAACGCGTAACATTAATTATAGTAAATAACATAGTAAATAGCAATAGTTTTTATATGGTAATCATTTACTCGTATAATTTACTACCGAACACATGCTTTTCAAGACTCGATAATCTTTGTAAAATATCAAAATTTGTATTTCCAGTCGGTACACTTTGTTTTTTTGATGTATCATCTACTTGACGTTTCAAGCGCAAATTTTCTTGTTGTAGTTCTTCAATAATTTGATGAAATGATTCATAATCTTTAATGATGAAGTCTAAAAATTTATCTACGTCTTCTTGTTTATAGCCTCTCATCGCTGTTTTAAATTCTTTTTCCAAAATTTCTTTAGCATTTAGTTTAATTCGTTCTAACATCGTATTCACCTCTACATAATTCCCCATTCTTCCACTTCTATTTTTTCAAATGAAAGAGCAATTGTCAATTTGTCTTTTGCATATGTTGTTTCGTATTAGTATTTTTTTGTCCTAAGAAATTAACACGGACCTCAATTAGCATTCTACCCCTAAAATTCCTCATTCCAAGGATTATTCATTAATGATTCTTCTTCAGCAACTAAGTGAAGATCATCAAAATTTATAATAATTATATCATAATTGTCCGTATCTCTTCTATTTTTTGCAACATTAAGCAAATATGTAGGACTTCCTTGCTTATCTTCATCAAATACAGCGAGTAATGCATCACTTTTATTTACCAAAAAAAGGTTTTTCTGACGGAATTGGCTTGGATTTTCATATGATCGGTTCGAAATACTTTCAACAAAGTCCGCTTGAGATAAAATTAATTCGTAATATTCTTTATTTGCTTCATTCCAATTCACTTCTTGCTCAAGAAATGGTGTAAGAATTGCAA includes:
- the gpsB gene encoding cell division regulator GpsB, translating into MLERIKLNAKEILEKEFKTAMRGYKQEDVDKFLDFIIKDYESFHQIIEELQQENLRLKRQVDDTSKKQSVPTGNTNFDILQRLSSLEKHVFGSKLYE
- a CDS encoding DUF1273 domain-containing protein, yielding MKVLVVSGYKPYEIGIFSNDHPAVNFIKKALKSRLVSLLDNGLEWVLISGQLGVELWAAETVYALQEDYPHLKLAILTPFLEQEVNWNEANKEYYELILSQADFVESISNRSYENPSQFRQKNLFLVNKSDALLAVFDEDKQGSPTYLLNVAKNRRDTDNYDIIIINFDDLHLVAEEESLMNNPWNEEF